The following are from one region of the uncultured Hyphomonas sp. genome:
- the rmuC gene encoding DNA recombination protein RmuC codes for MEPIVTIAGQGFDLAHLILFFLALGAGVIAWMQLSAAKQKTERLQIERDHATDEREAARQRVLTLEANLREAEIALAEARARSAEDEKKFADMAQGVLRQANAQFLQLANETFEKHKEGAQGQLKELMKPIGENFDAFKKRVDEIEKVRTADKSLLSEQVKAISESLHRNTAETGKLVNALTAPKGGGRWGEMTLRNVMEQAGLSAHCDFSEQVHDDTEAGRQRPDAIIRLPGDRQIVIDSKVSLASYMAAVETEDPAQKLAHLKAHATSVQRHVNTLASKDYQSNLGNRFDYIAMFIPGENFFAAALQEAPDLIERAMAKQVIVTTPTTLIALAKTVAHLWRQHHQNENAMAAAELGSELYTRMGVMLGHIEKLGKSLNGSVDHFNSAMGSFDKRVLPTLRKFEDMEIAPPNKPLAEPKQIESRTSTPETGQLDLGETRKLPAAE; via the coding sequence ATGGAACCGATTGTCACCATTGCGGGCCAGGGCTTTGACCTTGCCCACCTGATCCTCTTCTTCCTCGCCCTCGGGGCAGGCGTCATTGCGTGGATGCAGCTTAGCGCCGCGAAGCAGAAGACCGAGCGGTTGCAGATTGAGCGCGACCACGCCACCGACGAGCGTGAAGCCGCCCGCCAGCGCGTGCTCACCCTCGAAGCCAATCTGCGTGAGGCCGAGATCGCGCTCGCCGAAGCCCGCGCCCGCAGCGCCGAGGACGAGAAGAAATTTGCCGACATGGCGCAGGGCGTGCTGCGTCAGGCCAATGCGCAATTCCTGCAGCTGGCGAACGAGACGTTCGAGAAGCATAAGGAAGGCGCGCAGGGTCAGCTGAAAGAGCTGATGAAGCCCATCGGCGAGAATTTCGACGCCTTCAAGAAACGCGTCGACGAAATCGAGAAAGTCCGCACCGCGGACAAGTCGCTCCTGTCCGAACAGGTCAAGGCGATCAGCGAAAGCCTGCACCGCAATACCGCCGAGACCGGCAAGCTGGTGAATGCCCTGACCGCGCCGAAGGGCGGCGGGCGCTGGGGCGAGATGACTCTGCGCAATGTGATGGAACAAGCTGGCCTGTCCGCCCATTGCGACTTTTCCGAACAGGTGCATGACGACACTGAGGCGGGCCGCCAGCGCCCGGATGCGATCATCCGTCTGCCGGGCGACCGCCAGATCGTGATCGATTCCAAGGTCTCGCTCGCCTCCTATATGGCGGCGGTGGAAACCGAAGACCCGGCCCAGAAACTCGCGCACCTGAAGGCCCATGCGACGAGCGTGCAGCGTCATGTGAATACGCTGGCCTCAAAGGACTATCAGTCCAATCTTGGCAACCGGTTTGACTATATTGCCATGTTCATTCCGGGGGAGAATTTCTTCGCCGCCGCGCTGCAGGAGGCACCAGACCTGATCGAACGCGCGATGGCCAAACAGGTGATCGTCACCACGCCGACCACCCTGATCGCTCTGGCCAAGACCGTCGCCCACCTCTGGCGCCAGCATCACCAGAACGAGAATGCCATGGCCGCCGCAGAGCTCGGCTCCGAACTCTACACCCGTATGGGCGTGATGCTGGGCCATATCGAGAAGCTGGGCAAATCCCTGAATGGATCGGTCGACCATTTCAATTCGGCCATGGGCTCCTTCGACAAGCGTGTGCTGCCGACTTTGCGCAAGTTCGAGGACATGGAGATCGCCCCGCCCAACAAGCCGTTGGCCGAGCCGAAACAGATCGAATCCCGCACCTCGACGCCCGAAACCGGGCAGCTGGACCTCGGAGAGACCCGCAAACTGCCCGCTGCGGAATAA
- a CDS encoding DUF559 domain-containing protein: protein MSRRPDIHLARHLRQEMNAPEQIAWKALRGLRAYGFPVRRQHPIGGYVVDFVVLSAHLVIEIDGSVHGSDGARQADAERQAYLESQGWEILRIAAGDAMSGDYVFSRVSGKLGL, encoded by the coding sequence ATGAGCCGCAGACCGGACATCCACCTCGCCCGCCATCTGAGACAGGAGATGAATGCGCCTGAGCAGATTGCGTGGAAGGCTCTGCGCGGCTTGCGGGCTTACGGCTTCCCGGTCCGGCGGCAGCATCCGATTGGTGGTTATGTGGTGGATTTCGTCGTCCTGTCTGCGCATCTGGTCATAGAAATCGATGGCAGCGTGCATGGATCGGACGGCGCACGGCAGGCGGATGCGGAACGTCAGGCTTATCTTGAAAGTCAGGGCTGGGAGATTCTGCGCATTGCGGCTGGCGATGCGATGAGTGGGGATTATGTGTTTTCTCGCGTGTCCGGGAAGTTGGGTTTGTGA
- the def gene encoding peptide deformylase produces the protein MAIREILTVPDPRLKEVSKPVEGGVTDEIRALMDDMLETMYDAPGIGLAAIQIGVPLRVIVMDLAKEDEDPAPRYFVNPEIVETVEETTPYEEGCLSVPDIFDEVERPVKCLIRYLDYDGFKVEEWAEDLYAVCIQHEMDHLEGTLFIDYLSRLKRQRAVDKVKKAKLRALRESAA, from the coding sequence ATGGCTATTCGCGAAATTCTCACTGTCCCCGATCCGCGCCTGAAAGAGGTGTCCAAGCCCGTTGAGGGCGGCGTCACCGACGAAATCCGCGCGCTCATGGATGACATGCTGGAAACCATGTACGACGCGCCGGGCATCGGCCTGGCAGCGATCCAGATTGGCGTGCCGCTGCGTGTCATCGTGATGGATCTCGCTAAGGAAGACGAAGACCCGGCCCCGCGCTATTTCGTGAACCCGGAAATCGTCGAAACCGTTGAAGAGACAACGCCTTATGAAGAAGGTTGCCTCTCCGTGCCGGACATTTTCGACGAGGTCGAACGGCCGGTGAAATGCCTCATCCGTTATCTCGACTATGACGGCTTCAAGGTCGAGGAATGGGCCGAGGACCTCTATGCGGTCTGCATCCAGCACGAGATGGACCATCTCGAAGGTACGCTGTTCATCGACTATCTGTCCCGCCTCAAGCGCCAGCGCGCGGTCGACAAGGTGAAGAAGGCGAAGCTGCGCGCCCTGCGCGAAAGCGCAGCCTGA
- the fmt gene encoding methionyl-tRNA formyltransferase, with product MSQKLRIAFMGSPDIAVGVLKALIAAGHEIACVYSQPPRPAGRGKKLTPTAVHAFAESQGLEVRTPKSLKKAPEQEAFAALNLDAAVVVAYGLILPQAVLDAPRLGCLNMHASILPRWRGAAPIQRAIMAGDAETGVDAMLMDAGLDTGPVLASRRTPISTEDTAGSVHDRLMELAADLAPFALAGLADGSLTPAAQPEEGITYAHKLGPADQKVDWNRPAREVDCHIRGLSPFPGAWCEWLPPGSTSPVRLKLLDARRSGRETSAPAGMVLDDNLLVACGDGGAIRLTRLQKPGGKPLDAGLFLNGQPIPPDTMLF from the coding sequence ATGAGCCAGAAACTCCGTATCGCGTTTATGGGAAGCCCGGATATCGCCGTCGGCGTGCTGAAAGCGCTGATCGCGGCCGGTCACGAGATTGCCTGCGTCTATTCCCAGCCGCCGCGCCCGGCTGGCCGGGGCAAGAAGCTGACCCCCACCGCCGTCCACGCCTTTGCCGAGTCGCAGGGGCTGGAGGTTCGCACACCGAAAAGCCTGAAGAAGGCGCCGGAGCAGGAGGCCTTTGCGGCCCTCAACCTGGATGCTGCCGTGGTCGTCGCCTATGGCCTGATCCTGCCGCAGGCGGTGCTGGACGCGCCGCGCCTTGGCTGTCTCAACATGCACGCTTCCATCCTGCCGCGCTGGCGGGGCGCTGCGCCGATCCAGCGCGCCATTATGGCGGGGGATGCCGAGACCGGCGTTGACGCCATGCTGATGGATGCGGGGCTGGACACCGGCCCCGTGCTCGCCTCCCGGCGTACCCCGATCAGCACCGAAGATACGGCGGGCAGCGTGCATGACCGCCTGATGGAGCTGGCCGCGGATCTGGCGCCCTTTGCCCTCGCGGGGCTGGCCGATGGCAGCCTGACACCGGCAGCCCAGCCGGAAGAGGGCATCACCTATGCTCACAAGCTGGGTCCGGCAGACCAGAAGGTTGATTGGAACCGCCCGGCACGTGAGGTGGATTGCCACATCCGCGGGCTGTCCCCATTCCCCGGCGCCTGGTGTGAGTGGCTCCCGCCGGGCAGCACTTCTCCCGTTAGGTTGAAGCTTCTGGACGCCCGCCGTTCTGGCCGCGAAACCTCCGCCCCGGCCGGCATGGTGCTGGATGACAATCTGCTCGTTGCCTGCGGGGATGGCGGCGCCATCCGTCTCACGCGCTTGCAAAAACCGGGCGGGAAACCTCTGGATGCAGGCCTGTTTCTGAACGGTCAGCCAATTCCTCCGGATACGATGTTATTCTGA